A genomic window from Salvia miltiorrhiza cultivar Shanhuang (shh) chromosome 5, IMPLAD_Smil_shh, whole genome shotgun sequence includes:
- the LOC130985695 gene encoding glutamate receptor 2.3-like, producing the protein MSFCVVRLNCRNATSTEVDIGVILDLDTPLGKMCITCISMAIEDFYSNRNHSTVIVPRFRDSMSDVVAAAFTGQGIWRWRNYSHDEEGIGLKIEDEPLCLK; encoded by the exons atgagCTTTTGCGTTGTTCGGCTGAACTGCAGAAACGCAACTTCTACAGAGGTTGATATAGGAGTAATTCTTGATCTTGATACACCTCTAGGGAAGATGTGCATCACTTGCATCTCTATGGCAATCGAAGATTTCTATTCCAATCGGAACCACAGCACCGTGATCGTGCCTCGTTTCAGGGATTCGATGAGTGATGTTGTTGCTGCAGCTTTTACTG GGCAAGGGATATGGCGGTGGAGGAATTATTCGCACGATGAAGAAGGCATTGGtttgaaaattgaagatgaaCCGTTATGTTTAAAGTGA
- the LOC130985693 gene encoding G-type lectin S-receptor-like serine/threonine-protein kinase At1g11330, giving the protein MIIPSYILIIHLCLWPGFCRAQAQGNTNTSTASCGSNGQCGAFGSCNAQDVPLCSCLTGFIPLNATDWESGNWSSGCQRNAALNCGNGTTNDWFQMLHSMKISGYSSRSSVPKDQCEGICLRDCSCIAHAFDTGIGCMFWNSTLIDVQKVSSLGSDLYIRLSVSELGQTKGGQKKGFKKIFIVLPIVAFLVLCVCTYFCWKRRGKRETVELGHVRASGSIDHTSTPDASSRVNLEDIPLFKFEELANATNNFSEDNRLGKGGFGPVYMGILASGREIAVKRLSVASGQGVQEFMNEVMLISKLQHRNLVRLLGCCAEDREKMLVYEYMPNKSLDFFLFDQSQDVLDWRKRFNIIEGICRGLLYLHRDSRLRIIHRDLKPSNILLDNDWNPKISDFGMARIFEAKQDHVSTVRVVGTYGYMAPEYAMEGRFSEKSDTFSFGVLMLEIVTGRRNTRFYPKEGSLNLLGHIWTKWMEDNVTALIDPRISSSSYQTDVMRCIHIGLLCVQELPKDRPSISAVLSMISSEIIELPEPKQSAFSTKSSHPDTGTSSSLQSKSSAFASLNNVTLSMVDGR; this is encoded by the exons ATGATAATACCATCTTATATTCTGATCATCCACTTGTGTTTGTGGCCGGGATTCTGTAGAGCACAGGCGCAGGGCAACACTAACACGTCAACCGCTTCCTGCGGAAGTAATGGCCAGTGTGGGGCATTCGGTAGCTGCAACGCGCAAGATGTACCGCTTTGCAGTTGCTTGACCGGATTTATTCCGCTCAATGCTACGGATTGGGAATCCGGGAACTGGAGCAGCGGCTGCCAGAGAAATGCCGCATTGAATTGTGGTAACGGCACCACTAATGATTGGTTTCAGATGCTCCACTCGATGAAGATTTCCGGCTACTCGTCTCGATCGTCTGTCCCCAAGGATCAATGTGAAGGTATATGCTTGAGGGATTGTTCGTGCATAGCCCATGCGTTTGACACCGGGATTGGTTGTATGTTCTGGAATTCAACCTTAATCGACGTTCAGAAGGTCTCCAGCTTGGGCTCCGATCTTTATATCCGGCTCTCAGTTTCCGAGTTGg GTCAGACGAAAGGCGGTCAGAAGAAAGGCTTTAAGAAGATCTTTATAGTTTTGCCCATCGTTGCCTTTCTTGTTTTATGTGTTTGCACATATTTTTGTTGGAAGCGCAGAG GCAAAAGAGAGACCGTTGAACTTGGCCATGTGAGGGCCTCGGGATCAATTGATCATACCTCTACTCCAGATGCATCAAGTCGAGTTAATCTTGAAGACATACCGTTGTTTAAGTTTGAGGAACTGGCAAATGCGACCAATAATTTCTCTGAAGATAACAGGCTAGGGAAGGGTGGTTTTGGCCCTGTCTACATG GGAATTTTGGCTAGTGGAAGAGAAATTGCAGTTAAGAGGCTTTCAGTTGCATCTGGACAAGGGGTGCAAGAATTTATGAATGAAGTGATGCTCATTTCTAAACTCCAACACAGGAATCTTGTTAGATTACTCGGGTGCTGCGCAGAGGATAGAGAGAAGATGTTGGTGTATGAATACATGCCTAATAAAAGCTTGGATTTTTTTCTATTTG ATCAATCGCAAGATGTCCTAGATTGGAGAAAGCGTTTCAATATTATTGAAGGTATCTGTCGAGGCCTTCTTTATCTCCACAGGGATTCTAGATTGAGGATAATCCATCGAGACCTCAAGCCAAGCAACATTTTGTTGGATAACGATTGGAACCCAAAGATTTCAGACTTTGGCATGGCCAGGATATTTGAGGCAAAGCAAGATCATGTCAGCACAGTGAGAGTGGTAGGAACCTA TGGATATATGGCTCCTGAGTATGCAATGGAAGGAAGATTTTCGGAAAAATCAGATACGTTTAGCTTTGGAGTTCTGATGCTGGAGATTGTTACCGGGAGAAGGAACACACGCTTCTATCCTAAAGAAGGCTCTTTGAACCTTCTCGGACAT ATTTGGACAAAATGGATGGAGGACAATGTCACGGCTTTGATAGATCCAAGAATATCGAGTTCAAGTTACCAGACAGATGTGATGCGGTGCATACATATCGGATTATTGTGTGTTCAAGAACTTCCTAAAGACAGGCCATCTATTTCAGCTGTACTGTCAATGATAAGTAGTGAAATCATAGAGCTTCCTGAACCAAAGCAATCGGCATTTTCTACTAAGTCTAGCCACCCTGATACAGGTACAAGTTCTTCTCTGCAGAGTAAGAGTAGTGCCTTTGCCTCCTTGAATAATGTTACTCTCTCCATGGTTGATGGTCGATGA